Genomic segment of Vitis riparia cultivar Riparia Gloire de Montpellier isolate 1030 chromosome 19, EGFV_Vit.rip_1.0, whole genome shotgun sequence:
CACATCATGCATCTTTACACATTTTCCATTCTCACATTtttccaacaaacacacattttcAAGTTTGTTCAGTATAGCATGCCCTCTATCACGCTCTGCTTGCCTACTTCCCATTTCTTCTACAAGCCCCTCAACAATCCAATATCTGATCAACAACACCCTTCTAATCTTATAATCTTCGGGAAACAATGCACAATACAACAAACATTCTTGAAGTTTTTCATCATTCAAGCGATTGTAGCtgaattccaatattttaaatacatcATTTTCCATGTTAATTGTGTGCCCTTTAACATGTTCCCTCAATTCATTCAATGCATTCCTCCATTCGGCAATGTCATATGCAACACTCATACTTCTAGCTGTTGTGACGATGGCAAGAGGTAAACCCGCACATTCCCTGACAATATCCTTggctattttttcttctttttggctAAGTGCATTGTATCGTTCAAGTGTTTTGTTGAAAAGCTCCCACGCTTCTTCCTCATAAAGAGGCTCCACTTTGATGATTTCTTTGCACCCCATTTTTAAGCACACTTCCCTTGATCTGGTGGTTATTATGAGTTTTCCTCCATCAACTCCAATTGGAATCCCAACCTCCCGTGGTGGATAAACCTCCCATACATCATCAAATATAAGAAcaaatttcttctctttctgCAGTGCTTCAAATAATAAAGCAGATCTTAacctttcatcttcttcttttgataaatctaaatttattttctcagcAACAACATCTTGTAACTGTGAATGCTTGAATCTTTTGATACAGTCACCCAATAGACAAGGCCGAAAGTatcttttttttccaaaaggaGATTATGAATATGAGTAACAATAGTTGTTTTGCCGATCCCCCCCATTCCCCAAACTCCAATGCTTTGGATTTCACCTTTCTCTAAGCATGTCCAAAtcttctccaaatttcttttggttGTAGTTTCACCTATTAGTTGTGTTGTTAACAATGCCCTTCCTTCATCTCGAAGTACATCAATCAAAATCCCTTCAGGAAATCTACCGCGTTCAAGTAGCTCATCTGTTTTTTCTATATGCTCTTCAGACTGCCTTAGAAACCCCAATCTTGAGAAAATTCTTCCCTTTCCAACTTCTTGCTCCATCCTTTCCAGATCATCTTTCATATTTTGCACTTCTTTCAACcaattttcaacttcttttttttctttctttcgttGATATTGTGCATTTTGTAATTCAATTTTGATATCTTGTTCACGactcttcaatctctccattttctctttgaGAGTTTTGCAATTCTTATCAAGAATTTTGTGATAGTTGAAGCACTTAGAAATGGAGGGCCACATATCCTTCAATAGCCCAATGCTTGTTAGCACTGCTTCCACGTACTCCATTGTAAAAGACAACCTTATTATAAAAACCTATGTCATCAATACTTTGATTAACACAAGCAAATCTAGTAAGTCACACACCACAAATCTCTAATAAATTTGCGTTTTAAGAGTAAAGAAGgaacaaatcatttaaaaagttaaacctCAACGATAAAATTAATATCTTCTTAGGTTTATGGAAAAACTCAACATCTTCTTAGATTTATGCTATAATAGTCATTTTGAGTGAATGAACTTATAGTTTATGTGCTCACCAATATAaggtattgtttgtttttcgactgaatagaaaaagttaaaatatttggtttttcttttcaactaaaagtaactcattgatatcaaccaacgtaattaaactaaacttacTGATAAAGAATTCACTTTAGTTAAGTTGGTTAATATCAACAAGGTACTTTTAGCTTAAtaaaaaaagctaaatattttgactttttctatttaaccaaaaaacaaacaccaccttagtcttcCTAGatctctctatctatctatctattcatctatccctctctctctctctctctctctctctctctctatatatatatatatatatatatatgtttagaaATGAATATTATATAGTAAATGATAGGTTGTATTTGTAGGCTATAGTAGAGGGTAAATATAGTTAAGAGGGAGTTTGGAAAAGAGGAAGGAGTAAGTTTATTATATGGAAGTTACCTAACAAGGGTCTGTTTGAATGTTCAACTACAATTTTCAACTCACACTACGGGTGGCTCTTAAGGTATCTAGTTCAATTATGCAACTCATAATTCAACAATCAATCAAATGAAATGAATAGACAAAAGACATATCATAGTAAAATTactacaaataaaattaatgcattctaaataatagaaatatatatatatatatatatatatatatatatatatatcatatgcaTTCAAAATGAGATGGAAAAAAAGCTTTAAATCCATCATAATCATCTAACATATTCATTACTTTCTAAAGGTTAATTAAGCCAAGTAGAAAGcatagaaaacaagttaaacaACTTTGGATGAGCTAAGcaacaaaaatactaaaataaaatggaaacaaaCCTGACTTGTTCTTGGATAATTGATGAAAGGAAGAAAGCTTGCTACAAAACGTTGAAGGAGATAAATTATTTGCAAGCTGAAAAATTGAAGGATGGGTTATTTTCATGATAAGCAAAGATGAGGAAAAAGGTTGAAAGTAACAAAATTGGTTATGGGAATGTATAATGAAAATAGAAGGACTACATCTTCAATACCTAACAATATGCCTAACTACATtccataattttgaattaatttgtattttaagccttggtttaataatatttgatattttggttTGAGACTAATTACTTTTATGCTTATTTGCACACATCAAGCAAAGCATAAGGTCTATTTGGGATAGtgttttaaatctaaatttaatagGAGAAGAAGAGTTATGTTGTTACGGGATtggattttatattttcaaattatattttaaaaacacttttattaaaaataaaaaagggataaTTTTCACATTTCATTTAAGGAAAAGCATGGGTCTCTCCCTTTTTTAAAATGTGGGTAAATCATATTTGGATGTTTGAAACCATGATTAAGAGTTCTATTCAAACACTTTGAAAAATTACATTTGACCTTCTAAACAAGGTTTACAATAATTGGCCATGTTTTGGCATATAAACCATACATATTATATTTCAGAAAACAATAAGGCATAATGgctatatattattattttacaccAAACTAAACCTACAAAAAATGCATGGATGATTTAAAGTCAGAGGAATGATATTCAATATGTCTTAAGGTAAACCCCAAAGCAACCACAAATTTATAGGATTgaaatatattagtttaaagtaTATCCAAAATCAATGATAAATGCTTATAGAGACAATTGATTTTGTATTGATGAAAAAGGTATATGAAcataaaaatatgagaattttacACCAAAGAAGCTCAAAAAATAATCTAGATTCTCTACAATTTATAAGctttccaaaagaaaaaggcTCAATTAAGTCAATTTAGGAAAAATGCATGGGTATTACCAAGTTTGTGAATAATTTTTCCTAATAATTTCCAACATAAACTctcttttttaagaattttttaattggtaaagtaattttataaataaaagtttctAACTTTAATCAAAAACCAAATTACAACATGAATTTCATGAAACTTATATAACCTAAGATTGCCTAGCAAGTATTTGAATGAACTTCCCAATGTTATAGGTTACTAAGGCATTGTTTggcaaatgtttttaaaaataattttttgtttttcaaaattaaaaaaaaattaaaaaaatagaaaaagaaaaggaaaaaacacttaataatcagaaaaacaaaaaacacaatcttttgtttgttttcatttattcacttgttttctaagaactgtttaaaagaaaattattatataaatatggagaagggttaaaacttaaaagtaaaatattacatataaaatttatttttaaaagcatagaaaacaaattattcggattttcaaacaaacttttctacaaacattaaaaaataattttcaaaagagaataattttcaaacattattctcaaaatctatttttaaaaacatttctcaaACAAAATCTAAGTTTTAGCTTcttgatttatataatataaatataaattaatctaACAGGCTATTcttgttgtttctttttttaagatCTTATTTACGAAAACAAGTGAAACTTTTGtaagaaaattatcaaaacTTTTTTACTCcaatacatttattattaaaaatatactttCAAAACTATAAGCAATTGGAAGAATGAAGTTGGATAATTAGAATACCTATTAAGTGTACCAATGTGTTCAAAGAAATAGAAGTTTTTGAGAAAGTTAGACTATGTTTGACTTTGGGAAAGtattaaaggaagaaaaaaaattgttaagaaaatttgTTTCCTATTTAGTTTTACTagtgaaaatacaaaaaataataaataaaataataaatattaattaaatatttatatatttcaaaattatttaatctttacataggaaaaataagttaaataaaattgaagtagtctataaaaataatttaataaattttaattaaatttttatttttcttttactttttctttttctttactcttcctctctattttttttttttctttaaattttctaagaaccaagctttaaaatttttggaaatgaaaGGTTCGTACACTACTAGAATGACAGCTCACAAAATCATCAcaaatttttggtaaaaatattatattttagttaaaaactcgAGATGATGGGACAAATATGCTAGGTTTTACCTCTTGTGCCtccttttggaaaaaataaaaaataaatcttcaatTTTGACCTTCAAGCTATTTGGACATTGGACCTTTGAAAGTTTGAGAGAGAGTGAAcaggaaagaaataaagaagaagaaaaataaaagaaaataataaaaatagaaaaatagaaaaatagaaaaaggatttaaatttaaaaaaaaattcatacttgTCTAATTTtgctctttttttcttctttatattaatatgaagaatttaaaatctttttaaataatttttattatattcattttttgtatttttttaaaggtaaaacaaaaataagaatgtGGAATTTCttcttactattttcttttttactagCGTTGTTTGCATCATCTATATagattctaaaatatttattgaaatattgcaaaactaatgaaaatgattaaattcaTCATTTAATAGATTCAAATAATACATGTGTACCTTAAAACATTTACTATGTATGGTAACATGATGTATTTAAGACTTGGAGACAAACTCATGTTGATGTTTTTATAAAGCctgaaagaaacaaaagactAATGTTCCGTTTGAGGGGGATTCtcttaaaaaacacttttaagctTATAACATTTCTTTTGGTTGCATCactatcaaaaatatttttattttgaatataaagtaaaagaaaaaatattttgaaactatttttaataatattaaaatatataattaaaaagtgatttttccaaaaagaatattttaaaagtcaGTTTgataatacttttaaaaagtaattctagcataaaaaaatgttctaaaaaaaaaaaatcatgtctttaataaaatttataaagcaCTTTTAAagacttaaaaattatttataatatttgttaaaaatatacttgataggtaaaaaatactttaaggtagtgtttatttttttggctttttgcttaaaacaatttagttttaaaatttaggttgtttatttttctacttttttcataacttattataaactttttactaaatagaaaaaaccaaaatatgtagctttttttaaataaaaaaaataatatattattttttttactttttaatacttaatagaaataaaatattataaaaataaataacctaatatttaatactattaagcattaaggttctatttaaaattaagtaaaaaaacaaacatcacctaagtGCTATCAATGAGTCACTTTAAATGATttctcaacttttaaaaatgttttttaaaactttaataatCACCTAactttttttaagggaaaactcTTCTAGCCCCCTCCCAATTCAACTCCAAAACACACCGCAAACATAGCCTTCCAACTTTCCTCCCAACCTTTTTGACCAATTCGCCTATACCTTAAAAACTGAATTCTAATGGTTTTCTAGACAAGTTGGAATCTACTAGGTCTAAATTTGATGATAAGGTACACAATTACTCCAAAGAGCCGTTTAGTTGATTGATAGcaatgttataaattttggCTATGTTTAATTCCTAGAAAAtactagagaaagaaaaaaaatatattaaaggaaaataatgtttttatactTGATTtcactacaaaaataaaaaataaaaaagtcaaatataattaaaattaatttaaaatttatatatttttaaattatttaatctcacTATAAGagagtgaaataaataaaataagtttgaagaaaagtaaaaaataatttattaaatttgaatttattttttacttttcttcactttttctttccttctatttttttttccttcgca
This window contains:
- the LOC117909031 gene encoding disease resistance protein At4g27190-like; its protein translation is MEYVEAVLTSIGLLKDMWPSISKCFNYHKILDKNCKTLKEKMERLKSREQDIKIELQNAQYQRKKEKKEVENWLKEVQNMKDDLERMEQEVGKGRIFSRLGFLRQSEEHIEKTDELLERGRFPEGILIDLQDVVAEKINLDLSKEEDERLRSALLFEALQKEKKFVLIFDDVWEVYPPREVGIPIGVDGGKLIITTRSREVCLKMGCKEIIKVEPLYEEEAWELFNKTLERYNALSQKEEKIAKDIVRECAGLPLAIVTTARSMSVAYDIAEWRNALNELREHVKGHTINMENDVFKILEFSYNRLNDEKLQECLLYCALFPEDYKIRRVLLIRYWIVEGLVEEMGSRQAERDRGHAILNKLENGHGHQHNKKEFSIHGEKWKKSGRSAKRDRVVK